The Pelodiscus sinensis isolate JC-2024 chromosome 6, ASM4963464v1, whole genome shotgun sequence genome has a segment encoding these proteins:
- the LOC102459008 gene encoding uncharacterized protein LOC102459008 isoform X3: MLRSAGYFSGFPCPFDGASGGGCPRPCCQFRHEAGRSGRQPLSDAPAMEPGKGIQELERIKKAIESVKTEVEEGQKKLSQYNIQDEIPKNSLISKTNDVKGNYTCADDDLCSLTKNCLVAPVSKYSKKTCPLASSKYVIDHSCPTTDLEYDPLLNYSAGLLSSSIMKEENDTHQFKQVKMPPVNFHIESPKMSLCGIGHRSPKKRSRSSSPIKLEIKLQESDDDDDDLVIDVPPLTVTKKPRISRSLKNWNREVMKQNLQNSDIAEDPLKCIEKKGEVTVILQKDDKTNVNSIEKSLKTSPKTQNAHLPNVKINGLNCSDNINEQRKSFIVSQENNLSSVSPIKALMQKETLKKDDPKSEISVKISDVEELDSSKYKNIPSCKRGAQSSLYFENRSKDTTVITTQETFKTLPVNKGENQIIQENEVLGNVFIHSSSPLNLDERVCRDVRLLTTNCSGENNSKTMCTTIEESEVIVLDSSSEEERECSEEDTELSESDDPIEECRRIFNEFVESEARKQEIAKQGLGIPAELDTLDTKTDMVPGQKKRIAHTAKFDVQNNKEILVPFKAPLPQQACHTRILQVQQQAAQITAAVKSGQAFVAATSGQKKTVPVLSTTQIQNIGPMVCLNLLDVQPVATSSGQLNVFLQGNAATVMPCRPSNISVKRISPMPIKVSSRRRPSVVPESGSKVPHDTRQRYVNFFVEEFLKVCRTVNEAFDKALVEEKAIYDRCGSKNMYLNIAVNTLKKLRDQGSLSPNGQSSGNRCTNATGSRKSDEKNGFTGVVLYRILKDYVLTEEQMHENGYPQPNPDKPGSAILGNGITKTAVSDASKRVCCRCGEIYTVTTSGKHIRKEECNYHSGRVLRQKVPGGLETRYSCCEGVVGSPGCQVAKLHVHDGRKENLEGFVKTFSKLPADGNHGVFALDCEMCYTTQGLELIRVTVVDSNLQVAYNTLVKPDNEIIDYNTRFSGVTEEDLKNTSSSIRDVQAILLNLFSDDTILIGHSLENDLFALKLVVMILVKMLLLVWN, from the exons ATGCTGCGCTCCGCGGGTTACTTCAGTGGCTTCCCCTGCCCCTTCGATGGCGCCTCGGGCGGGGGCTGCCCGCGGCCCTGCTGCCAGTTTAGGCACGAGGCGGGGCGGAGCGGGCGGCAGCCGCTGAGCGACGCCCCTGCCATGG AGCCAGGTAAAGGTATACAAGAACTGGAAAGAATCAAAAAAGCAATTGAGTCTGTCAAGACTGAAGTTGAAGAAGGGCAGAAGAAACTCTCACAATATAATATTCAAGATGAAATACCTAAAAACTCTTTGATATCTAAAACAAATGATGTTAAAGGAAATTATACTTGTGCAGATGATGATCTGTGTTCTCTTACAAAAAACTGTCTTGTAGCTCCAGTCTCAAAGTACTCAAAAAAAACCTGTCCTTTGGCATCCAGTAAATATGTGATTGACCATAGTTGTCCAACAACTGACCTTGAATACGATCCACTGCTAAATTATTCTGCAGGCCTACTCAGCTCTTCCATAATGAAAGAGGAAAATGATACACACCAATTTAAACAAGTGAAAATGCCTCCTGTTAATTTTCACATAGAGTCTCCGAAAATGTCTCTATGTGGAATTGGGCATAGATCCCCAAAGAAGAGATCAAGAAGCTCTTCACCTATAAAACTTGAAATAAAGCTCCAAGaatctgatgatgatgatgatgatctgGTTATTGATGTCCCACCACTGACTGTCACTAAGAAGCCAAGAATAAGTAGGAGCTTAAAAAATTGGAATAGGGAAGTAATGAAACAAAATCTTCAGAATAGTGACATAGCAGAAGATCCTCTTAAGTGTATTGAGAAAAAAGGTGAAGTTACTGTAATTTTGCAAAAGGATGACAAAACAAATGTAAACAGCATTGAGAAATCACTGAAAACTTCACCAAAAACTCAAAATGCACATTTACCCAATGTGAAAATTAATGGTTTGAACTGTTCAGATAACATTAATGAACAAAGAAAATCTTTTATTGTCTCTCAGGAAAATAATTTATCTTCAGTTTCTCCTATTAAGGCACTGATGCAGAAAGAAACTTTGAAGAAAGATGATCCAAAGAGTGAAATATCAGTGAAAATATCTGATGTTGAAGAACTGGATAGTAGTAAATATAAAAACATACCAAGTTGCAAGAGAGGGGCACAGTCTAGTTTGTATTTTGAAAACCGCTCAAAAGACACAACTGTGATAACTACACAGGAGACTTTTAAAACATTGCCGgtaaataaaggggaaaatcAGATTATACAAGAAAATGAAGTGTTGGGAAATGTATTCATCCATTCCAGCTCTCCCTTGAATTTGGATGAGAGAGTTTGTCGTGATGTACGCCTCTTGACTACAAACTGTAGTGGAGAAAATAATAGTAAAACTATGTGTACTACAATTGAAGAAAGTGAAGTAATTGTATTAGATTCTTCttcagaagaagagagagagtgtaGTGAAGAGGATACTGAACTTTCTGAATCTGATGACCCGATAGAGGAATGCCGGAGAATTTTCAATGAGTTTGTTGAAAGTGAAGCACGAAAGCAAGAAATTGCTAAGCAG GGTCTTGGAATTCCTGCTGAATTAGATACTTTGGATACAAAGACAGATATGGTTCCTGGGCAGAAGAAAAGAATTGCACACACTGCAAAATTTGAT GTACAGAACAACAAAGAAATACTTGTGCCTTTTAAAGCTCCTCTTCCACAGCAGGCTTGCCATACCAGAATCCTGCAGGTACAGCAACAGGCAGCACAGATAACAGCTGCTGTTAAAAGTGGACAAGCTTTTGTTGCTGCAACTTCTGGTCAGAAGAAAACTGTACCTGTATTGTCAACTACTCAGATTCAAAACATAGGACCGATGG TATGTTTAAATTTGCTTGATGTTCAACCTGTTGCAACCAGCAGTGGTCAACTGAATGTATTCCTTCAAGGAAATGCTGCTACAGTGATGCCATGCCGACCTTCTAATATTTCAGTAAAAAGGATTTCTCCTATGCCTATTAAG GTTTCTAGTCGGAGAAGGCCTTCTGTGGTTCCGGAATCTGGATCTAAAGTTCCACATGACACAAGACAACGATATGTCAACTTTTTTGTTGAAGAATTTTTGAAAGTTTGTAGAACAGTAAATGAAGCTTTTGATAAG gcaTTGGTAGAAGAAAAAGCAATTTATGATCGTTGTGGCAGTAAAAATATGTATCTGAACATAGCTGTGAACACCCTTAAAAAGCTGAGGGATCAAGGCAGCCTTTCTCCAAATG GGCAGTCTTCTGGGAACAGATGTACTAATGCAACTGGATCTAGAAAATCGGACGAGAAGAATG GTTTTACAGGAGTTGTTCTCTACAGAATTCTAAAAGACTATGTTCTGACTGAAGAACAAATGCATGAGAATGGCTacccacaaccaaatcctgacaaACCTGGCAGTGCTATATTAGGCAATGGCATTACGAAAACAGCTGTATCTGATG CATCCAAGAGAGTATGTTGTAGATGTGGAGAAATATACACTGTTACTACTTCAGGAAAGCACATTCGTAAAGAAGAATGCAATTACCATTCTGGCAGAGTACTAAGACAAAAAG TTCCTGGTGGTTTAGAAACACGGTATAGCTGTTGTGAAGGAGTAGTTGGGTCTCCTGGATGCCAAGTTGCAAAG CTCCATGTCCATGATGGCCGAAAGGAGAAcctagaaggctttgtgaagacATTTAGCAAACTGCCAGCTGATGGAAATCATGGTGTGTTTGCACTCGACTGTGAGATG tgTTACACAACACAAGGTCTGGAACTTATTAGAGTGACCGTGGTTGATTCCAACCTACAGGTTGCCTACAATACACTTGTTAAACCAGATAATGAAATAATAGACTATAATACTAG ATTTTCTGGAGTGACAGAAGAGGACTTGAAAAATACATCATCTTCTATTCGGGATGTGCAGGCAATATTGCTAAACTTGTTCAGTGATGATACTATTTTAATTGGACACAGCTTAGAAAATGATTTATTTGCTCTCAAG
- the LOC102459008 gene encoding RNA exonuclease 1 homolog isoform X2, protein MLRSAGYFSGFPCPFDGASGGGCPRPCCQFRHEAGRSGRQPLSDAPAMEPGKGIQELERIKKAIESVKTEVEEGQKKLSQYNIQDEIPKNSLISKTNDVKGNYTCADDDLCSLTKNCLVAPVSKYSKKTCPLASSKYVIDHSCPTTDLEYDPLLNYSAGLLSSSIMKEENDTHQFKQVKMPPVNFHIESPKMSLCGIGHRSPKKRSRSSSPIKLEIKLQESDDDDDDLVIDVPPLTVTKKPRISRSLKNWNREVMKQNLQNSDIAEDPLKCIEKKGEVTVILQKDDKTNVNSIEKSLKTSPKTQNAHLPNVKINGLNCSDNINEQRKSFIVSQENNLSSVSPIKALMQKETLKKDDPKSEISVKISDVEELDSSKYKNIPSCKRGAQSSLYFENRSKDTTVITTQETFKTLPVNKGENQIIQENEVLGNVFIHSSSPLNLDERVCRDVRLLTTNCSGENNSKTMCTTIEESEVIVLDSSSEEERECSEEDTELSESDDPIEECRRIFNEFVESEARKQEIAKQGLGIPAELDTLDTKTDMVPGQKKRIAHTAKFDVQNNKEILVPFKAPLPQQACHTRILQVQQQAAQITAAVKSGQAFVAATSGQKKTVPVLSTTQIQNIGPMVCLNLLDVQPVATSSGQLNVFLQGNAATVMPCRPSNISVKRISPMPIKVSSRRRPSVVPESGSKVPHDTRQRYVNFFVEEFLKVCRTVNEAFDKALVEEKAIYDRCGSKNMYLNIAVNTLKKLRDQGSLSPNGQSSGNRCTNATGSRKSDEKNGFTGVVLYRILKDYVLTEEQMHENGYPQPNPDKPGSAILGNGITKTAVSDASKRVCCRCGEIYTVTTSGKHIRKEECNYHSGRVLRQKVPGGLETRYSCCEGVVGSPGCQVAKLHVHDGRKENLEGFVKTFSKLPADGNHGVFALDCEMCYTTQGLELIRVTVVDSNLQVAYNTLVKPDNEIIDYNTRFSGVTEEDLKNTSSSIRDVQAILLNLFSDDTILIGHSLENDLFALKLIHNTIVDTAVVFPHRLGLPHKRALRNLMADYLRRIIQDDGFCEHHLGSTELE, encoded by the exons ATGCTGCGCTCCGCGGGTTACTTCAGTGGCTTCCCCTGCCCCTTCGATGGCGCCTCGGGCGGGGGCTGCCCGCGGCCCTGCTGCCAGTTTAGGCACGAGGCGGGGCGGAGCGGGCGGCAGCCGCTGAGCGACGCCCCTGCCATGG AGCCAGGTAAAGGTATACAAGAACTGGAAAGAATCAAAAAAGCAATTGAGTCTGTCAAGACTGAAGTTGAAGAAGGGCAGAAGAAACTCTCACAATATAATATTCAAGATGAAATACCTAAAAACTCTTTGATATCTAAAACAAATGATGTTAAAGGAAATTATACTTGTGCAGATGATGATCTGTGTTCTCTTACAAAAAACTGTCTTGTAGCTCCAGTCTCAAAGTACTCAAAAAAAACCTGTCCTTTGGCATCCAGTAAATATGTGATTGACCATAGTTGTCCAACAACTGACCTTGAATACGATCCACTGCTAAATTATTCTGCAGGCCTACTCAGCTCTTCCATAATGAAAGAGGAAAATGATACACACCAATTTAAACAAGTGAAAATGCCTCCTGTTAATTTTCACATAGAGTCTCCGAAAATGTCTCTATGTGGAATTGGGCATAGATCCCCAAAGAAGAGATCAAGAAGCTCTTCACCTATAAAACTTGAAATAAAGCTCCAAGaatctgatgatgatgatgatgatctgGTTATTGATGTCCCACCACTGACTGTCACTAAGAAGCCAAGAATAAGTAGGAGCTTAAAAAATTGGAATAGGGAAGTAATGAAACAAAATCTTCAGAATAGTGACATAGCAGAAGATCCTCTTAAGTGTATTGAGAAAAAAGGTGAAGTTACTGTAATTTTGCAAAAGGATGACAAAACAAATGTAAACAGCATTGAGAAATCACTGAAAACTTCACCAAAAACTCAAAATGCACATTTACCCAATGTGAAAATTAATGGTTTGAACTGTTCAGATAACATTAATGAACAAAGAAAATCTTTTATTGTCTCTCAGGAAAATAATTTATCTTCAGTTTCTCCTATTAAGGCACTGATGCAGAAAGAAACTTTGAAGAAAGATGATCCAAAGAGTGAAATATCAGTGAAAATATCTGATGTTGAAGAACTGGATAGTAGTAAATATAAAAACATACCAAGTTGCAAGAGAGGGGCACAGTCTAGTTTGTATTTTGAAAACCGCTCAAAAGACACAACTGTGATAACTACACAGGAGACTTTTAAAACATTGCCGgtaaataaaggggaaaatcAGATTATACAAGAAAATGAAGTGTTGGGAAATGTATTCATCCATTCCAGCTCTCCCTTGAATTTGGATGAGAGAGTTTGTCGTGATGTACGCCTCTTGACTACAAACTGTAGTGGAGAAAATAATAGTAAAACTATGTGTACTACAATTGAAGAAAGTGAAGTAATTGTATTAGATTCTTCttcagaagaagagagagagtgtaGTGAAGAGGATACTGAACTTTCTGAATCTGATGACCCGATAGAGGAATGCCGGAGAATTTTCAATGAGTTTGTTGAAAGTGAAGCACGAAAGCAAGAAATTGCTAAGCAG GGTCTTGGAATTCCTGCTGAATTAGATACTTTGGATACAAAGACAGATATGGTTCCTGGGCAGAAGAAAAGAATTGCACACACTGCAAAATTTGAT GTACAGAACAACAAAGAAATACTTGTGCCTTTTAAAGCTCCTCTTCCACAGCAGGCTTGCCATACCAGAATCCTGCAGGTACAGCAACAGGCAGCACAGATAACAGCTGCTGTTAAAAGTGGACAAGCTTTTGTTGCTGCAACTTCTGGTCAGAAGAAAACTGTACCTGTATTGTCAACTACTCAGATTCAAAACATAGGACCGATGG TATGTTTAAATTTGCTTGATGTTCAACCTGTTGCAACCAGCAGTGGTCAACTGAATGTATTCCTTCAAGGAAATGCTGCTACAGTGATGCCATGCCGACCTTCTAATATTTCAGTAAAAAGGATTTCTCCTATGCCTATTAAG GTTTCTAGTCGGAGAAGGCCTTCTGTGGTTCCGGAATCTGGATCTAAAGTTCCACATGACACAAGACAACGATATGTCAACTTTTTTGTTGAAGAATTTTTGAAAGTTTGTAGAACAGTAAATGAAGCTTTTGATAAG gcaTTGGTAGAAGAAAAAGCAATTTATGATCGTTGTGGCAGTAAAAATATGTATCTGAACATAGCTGTGAACACCCTTAAAAAGCTGAGGGATCAAGGCAGCCTTTCTCCAAATG GGCAGTCTTCTGGGAACAGATGTACTAATGCAACTGGATCTAGAAAATCGGACGAGAAGAATG GTTTTACAGGAGTTGTTCTCTACAGAATTCTAAAAGACTATGTTCTGACTGAAGAACAAATGCATGAGAATGGCTacccacaaccaaatcctgacaaACCTGGCAGTGCTATATTAGGCAATGGCATTACGAAAACAGCTGTATCTGATG CATCCAAGAGAGTATGTTGTAGATGTGGAGAAATATACACTGTTACTACTTCAGGAAAGCACATTCGTAAAGAAGAATGCAATTACCATTCTGGCAGAGTACTAAGACAAAAAG TTCCTGGTGGTTTAGAAACACGGTATAGCTGTTGTGAAGGAGTAGTTGGGTCTCCTGGATGCCAAGTTGCAAAG CTCCATGTCCATGATGGCCGAAAGGAGAAcctagaaggctttgtgaagacATTTAGCAAACTGCCAGCTGATGGAAATCATGGTGTGTTTGCACTCGACTGTGAGATG tgTTACACAACACAAGGTCTGGAACTTATTAGAGTGACCGTGGTTGATTCCAACCTACAGGTTGCCTACAATACACTTGTTAAACCAGATAATGAAATAATAGACTATAATACTAG ATTTTCTGGAGTGACAGAAGAGGACTTGAAAAATACATCATCTTCTATTCGGGATGTGCAGGCAATATTGCTAAACTTGTTCAGTGATGATACTATTTTAATTGGACACAGCTTAGAAAATGATTTATTTGCTCTCAAG CTAATTCATAACACTATTGTGGACACGGCAGTTGTGTTTCCTCATCGGCTAGGCTTGCCTCACAAAAGAGCACTTAGAAACCTAATGGCTGATTACCTCAGACGAATTATTCAGGATGATG ggttctgtgaaCACCATTTAGGAAGCACTGAACTAGAGTAA
- the LOC102459008 gene encoding RNA exonuclease 1 homolog isoform X1 — protein MLRSAGYFSGFPCPFDGASGGGCPRPCCQFRHEAGRSGRQPLSDAPAMEPGKGIQELERIKKAIESVKTEVEEGQKKLSQYNIQDEIPKNSLISKTNDVKGNYTCADDDLCSLTKNCLVAPVSKYSKKTCPLASSKYVIDHSCPTTDLEYDPLLNYSAGLLSSSIMKEENDTHQFKQVKMPPVNFHIESPKMSLCGIGHRSPKKRSRSSSPIKLEIKLQESDDDDDDLVIDVPPLTVTKKPRISRSLKNWNREVMKQNLQNSDIAEDPLKCIEKKGEVTVILQKDDKTNVNSIEKSLKTSPKTQNAHLPNVKINGLNCSDNINEQRKSFIVSQENNLSSVSPIKALMQKETLKKDDPKSEISVKISDVEELDSSKYKNIPSCKRGAQSSLYFENRSKDTTVITTQETFKTLPVNKGENQIIQENEVLGNVFIHSSSPLNLDERVCRDVRLLTTNCSGENNSKTMCTTIEESEVIVLDSSSEEERECSEEDTELSESDDPIEECRRIFNEFVESEARKQEIAKQGLGIPAELDTLDTKTDMVPGQKKRIAHTAKFDVQNNKEILVPFKAPLPQQACHTRILQVQQQAAQITAAVKSGQAFVAATSGQKKTVPVLSTTQIQNIGPMVCLNLLDVQPVATSSGQLNVFLQGNAATVMPCRPSNISVKRISPMPIKVSSRRRPSVVPESGSKVPHDTRQRYVNFFVEEFLKVCRTVNEAFDKALVEEKAIYDRCGSKNMYLNIAVNTLKKLRDQGSLSPNGQSSGNRCTNATGSRKSDEKNGFTGVVLYRILKDYVLTEEQMHENGYPQPNPDKPGSAILGNGITKTAVSDASKRVCCRCGEIYTVTTSGKHIRKEECNYHSGRVLRQKVPGGLETRYSCCEGVVGSPGCQVAKLHVHDGRKENLEGFVKTFSKLPADGNHGVFALDCEMCYTTQGLELIRVTVVDSNLQVAYNTLVKPDNEIIDYNTRFSGVTEEDLKNTSSSIRDVQAILLNLFSDDTILIGHSLENDLFALKLIHNTIVDTAVVFPHRLGLPHKRALRNLMADYLRRIIQDDVGGHDSSEDAVACMELMLWKVKEDTKGRKW, from the exons ATGCTGCGCTCCGCGGGTTACTTCAGTGGCTTCCCCTGCCCCTTCGATGGCGCCTCGGGCGGGGGCTGCCCGCGGCCCTGCTGCCAGTTTAGGCACGAGGCGGGGCGGAGCGGGCGGCAGCCGCTGAGCGACGCCCCTGCCATGG AGCCAGGTAAAGGTATACAAGAACTGGAAAGAATCAAAAAAGCAATTGAGTCTGTCAAGACTGAAGTTGAAGAAGGGCAGAAGAAACTCTCACAATATAATATTCAAGATGAAATACCTAAAAACTCTTTGATATCTAAAACAAATGATGTTAAAGGAAATTATACTTGTGCAGATGATGATCTGTGTTCTCTTACAAAAAACTGTCTTGTAGCTCCAGTCTCAAAGTACTCAAAAAAAACCTGTCCTTTGGCATCCAGTAAATATGTGATTGACCATAGTTGTCCAACAACTGACCTTGAATACGATCCACTGCTAAATTATTCTGCAGGCCTACTCAGCTCTTCCATAATGAAAGAGGAAAATGATACACACCAATTTAAACAAGTGAAAATGCCTCCTGTTAATTTTCACATAGAGTCTCCGAAAATGTCTCTATGTGGAATTGGGCATAGATCCCCAAAGAAGAGATCAAGAAGCTCTTCACCTATAAAACTTGAAATAAAGCTCCAAGaatctgatgatgatgatgatgatctgGTTATTGATGTCCCACCACTGACTGTCACTAAGAAGCCAAGAATAAGTAGGAGCTTAAAAAATTGGAATAGGGAAGTAATGAAACAAAATCTTCAGAATAGTGACATAGCAGAAGATCCTCTTAAGTGTATTGAGAAAAAAGGTGAAGTTACTGTAATTTTGCAAAAGGATGACAAAACAAATGTAAACAGCATTGAGAAATCACTGAAAACTTCACCAAAAACTCAAAATGCACATTTACCCAATGTGAAAATTAATGGTTTGAACTGTTCAGATAACATTAATGAACAAAGAAAATCTTTTATTGTCTCTCAGGAAAATAATTTATCTTCAGTTTCTCCTATTAAGGCACTGATGCAGAAAGAAACTTTGAAGAAAGATGATCCAAAGAGTGAAATATCAGTGAAAATATCTGATGTTGAAGAACTGGATAGTAGTAAATATAAAAACATACCAAGTTGCAAGAGAGGGGCACAGTCTAGTTTGTATTTTGAAAACCGCTCAAAAGACACAACTGTGATAACTACACAGGAGACTTTTAAAACATTGCCGgtaaataaaggggaaaatcAGATTATACAAGAAAATGAAGTGTTGGGAAATGTATTCATCCATTCCAGCTCTCCCTTGAATTTGGATGAGAGAGTTTGTCGTGATGTACGCCTCTTGACTACAAACTGTAGTGGAGAAAATAATAGTAAAACTATGTGTACTACAATTGAAGAAAGTGAAGTAATTGTATTAGATTCTTCttcagaagaagagagagagtgtaGTGAAGAGGATACTGAACTTTCTGAATCTGATGACCCGATAGAGGAATGCCGGAGAATTTTCAATGAGTTTGTTGAAAGTGAAGCACGAAAGCAAGAAATTGCTAAGCAG GGTCTTGGAATTCCTGCTGAATTAGATACTTTGGATACAAAGACAGATATGGTTCCTGGGCAGAAGAAAAGAATTGCACACACTGCAAAATTTGAT GTACAGAACAACAAAGAAATACTTGTGCCTTTTAAAGCTCCTCTTCCACAGCAGGCTTGCCATACCAGAATCCTGCAGGTACAGCAACAGGCAGCACAGATAACAGCTGCTGTTAAAAGTGGACAAGCTTTTGTTGCTGCAACTTCTGGTCAGAAGAAAACTGTACCTGTATTGTCAACTACTCAGATTCAAAACATAGGACCGATGG TATGTTTAAATTTGCTTGATGTTCAACCTGTTGCAACCAGCAGTGGTCAACTGAATGTATTCCTTCAAGGAAATGCTGCTACAGTGATGCCATGCCGACCTTCTAATATTTCAGTAAAAAGGATTTCTCCTATGCCTATTAAG GTTTCTAGTCGGAGAAGGCCTTCTGTGGTTCCGGAATCTGGATCTAAAGTTCCACATGACACAAGACAACGATATGTCAACTTTTTTGTTGAAGAATTTTTGAAAGTTTGTAGAACAGTAAATGAAGCTTTTGATAAG gcaTTGGTAGAAGAAAAAGCAATTTATGATCGTTGTGGCAGTAAAAATATGTATCTGAACATAGCTGTGAACACCCTTAAAAAGCTGAGGGATCAAGGCAGCCTTTCTCCAAATG GGCAGTCTTCTGGGAACAGATGTACTAATGCAACTGGATCTAGAAAATCGGACGAGAAGAATG GTTTTACAGGAGTTGTTCTCTACAGAATTCTAAAAGACTATGTTCTGACTGAAGAACAAATGCATGAGAATGGCTacccacaaccaaatcctgacaaACCTGGCAGTGCTATATTAGGCAATGGCATTACGAAAACAGCTGTATCTGATG CATCCAAGAGAGTATGTTGTAGATGTGGAGAAATATACACTGTTACTACTTCAGGAAAGCACATTCGTAAAGAAGAATGCAATTACCATTCTGGCAGAGTACTAAGACAAAAAG TTCCTGGTGGTTTAGAAACACGGTATAGCTGTTGTGAAGGAGTAGTTGGGTCTCCTGGATGCCAAGTTGCAAAG CTCCATGTCCATGATGGCCGAAAGGAGAAcctagaaggctttgtgaagacATTTAGCAAACTGCCAGCTGATGGAAATCATGGTGTGTTTGCACTCGACTGTGAGATG tgTTACACAACACAAGGTCTGGAACTTATTAGAGTGACCGTGGTTGATTCCAACCTACAGGTTGCCTACAATACACTTGTTAAACCAGATAATGAAATAATAGACTATAATACTAG ATTTTCTGGAGTGACAGAAGAGGACTTGAAAAATACATCATCTTCTATTCGGGATGTGCAGGCAATATTGCTAAACTTGTTCAGTGATGATACTATTTTAATTGGACACAGCTTAGAAAATGATTTATTTGCTCTCAAG CTAATTCATAACACTATTGTGGACACGGCAGTTGTGTTTCCTCATCGGCTAGGCTTGCCTCACAAAAGAGCACTTAGAAACCTAATGGCTGATTACCTCAGACGAATTATTCAGGATGATG